In the Pseudoalteromonas tunicata genome, one interval contains:
- a CDS encoding EAL domain-containing protein gives MKAKSLDFTAIFQSWIHSRYLLSLRESFIALLPYFVSSALAILLINGAINFSLTDSDSRINQTVEQSAQLILLLFPLMVTLSVGFHYSKNLGHSGIVGAILALLSFAVHSHFLVFNQGEISLNPTGSSAYAVVIPSLTSALLHYISIFLPKNSRYLFGVSEFLKEKLLLVLPFSLVFFGLFFLIPIFDWLGIQIMLVLTPDPTSSVAELMFERMITTHMFWFFGVHGDNMFTMLFEQSFLEQDIIPGLNAKTFYDTFVLLGGTGCFVGLILAALALPKYTHERNIAKLSIPFTIFNFCEILLFALPVFLNPILLLPFIIAPCINFLLAYLFLSSGWVGFEQAEISWMTPTLINGYQVGTDLGAIILQLCLILINTLIYYPFLKWSAEKTNYHLALQRLTEQLHLSEQYAATSERRFLNQQRVSKQSTKALNSVLNEIAQGQLQLHYQPQVCLLTGKVQGFEALLRLKTAQGKLIGPYFLDTLVAHQQTELIDLWVMEQTARDLLHWRKQGFVPIVSINLNPNVLTQAELVEKLCQLFTEFPNQVKVEIVESSYLNDQALVCEHISKLKTYGIDTVIDDFGTGYSSLFMLANLPVNQVKLDRQFLVQAQTDKGKLLYQHVVNIFIQMGYTIVAEGIETEQELNWIKSLGVQVAQGWYYAKALPAKDIMEFKLNQAQ, from the coding sequence TTGAAAGCCAAATCACTTGATTTCACCGCTATTTTTCAAAGCTGGATCCATTCTCGGTATCTACTCTCTTTGCGAGAGTCATTTATTGCTTTATTACCTTATTTTGTCAGCTCTGCACTGGCTATTTTACTCATTAATGGTGCCATTAACTTTAGCCTGACGGACAGTGATAGTCGAATTAACCAAACGGTAGAGCAAAGTGCGCAGCTAATTTTGTTGCTATTTCCGCTGATGGTAACGCTTTCGGTTGGGTTTCATTATTCAAAGAATTTAGGCCATAGCGGTATTGTCGGCGCTATTTTGGCGCTACTGAGTTTTGCCGTGCATAGTCATTTTTTAGTCTTCAATCAAGGGGAAATTAGTTTAAACCCTACAGGTTCAAGTGCTTATGCGGTGGTCATTCCCTCATTAACCAGTGCATTGCTGCATTATATCTCAATATTTTTGCCGAAAAATAGTCGTTATTTATTTGGGGTAAGTGAATTTTTAAAAGAAAAACTATTGCTCGTATTACCCTTTAGTTTAGTGTTTTTTGGTTTATTTTTTTTAATACCTATTTTTGATTGGTTGGGTATTCAAATTATGTTAGTGCTGACGCCAGACCCTACGTCGAGTGTCGCAGAGCTGATGTTTGAGCGCATGATAACCACTCATATGTTTTGGTTTTTTGGCGTACATGGTGACAATATGTTTACCATGTTATTTGAGCAGTCCTTTCTTGAACAAGATATTATTCCTGGTTTAAATGCCAAAACATTTTACGATACCTTTGTTTTGCTTGGTGGCACAGGTTGTTTTGTTGGACTTATTTTAGCGGCGCTCGCATTGCCAAAATATACGCATGAACGAAATATCGCAAAGTTATCTATCCCATTCACTATATTCAACTTTTGTGAAATCTTATTATTTGCTTTGCCAGTATTTTTGAACCCAATTCTATTACTGCCTTTTATAATCGCACCTTGCATCAATTTTTTATTGGCTTATCTGTTTTTATCTTCTGGCTGGGTCGGGTTTGAACAAGCCGAAATCAGTTGGATGACGCCCACATTGATTAATGGCTATCAAGTGGGCACCGATTTAGGGGCCATTATTTTACAGCTGTGCTTAATTTTAATTAATACGTTGATTTATTACCCTTTTTTAAAGTGGAGCGCAGAAAAAACGAACTATCATTTAGCCTTACAACGTTTAACCGAACAATTACACTTGTCAGAGCAATATGCAGCGACCAGTGAGCGACGCTTTTTAAATCAGCAGCGGGTTTCGAAACAATCGACTAAGGCATTAAATTCGGTACTCAATGAAATTGCCCAAGGACAATTACAGTTGCATTACCAGCCTCAAGTGTGTTTATTAACGGGAAAAGTACAGGGCTTTGAAGCGTTATTACGGTTAAAAACAGCCCAAGGTAAATTAATTGGCCCTTATTTTCTTGATACCTTAGTGGCGCATCAACAAACAGAACTGATTGATTTATGGGTGATGGAGCAAACAGCAAGAGATTTACTCCATTGGCGTAAACAAGGTTTTGTGCCCATTGTCAGTATTAATCTTAATCCTAATGTACTCACACAAGCCGAATTGGTTGAAAAGTTATGTCAATTATTTACTGAGTTTCCTAATCAGGTAAAAGTGGAAATAGTAGAATCTAGCTATTTAAACGACCAAGCTTTAGTGTGTGAGCACATCAGCAAGCTTAAAACATATGGAATTGATACTGTGATTGATGATTTTGGCACGGGTTATTCGAGCTTGTTTATGCTGGCGAATTTGCCGGTTAATCAGGTTAAATTAGACCGCCAATTTTTAGTGCAAGCGCAAACTGATAAAGGCAAACTGCTGTATCAGCATGTGGTGAATATTTTTATTCAAATGGGTTATACCATAGTGGCAGAAGGGATTGAAACTGAGCAAGAACTCAATTGGATTAAAAGCTTAGGCGTGCAAGTTGCCCAAGGTTGGTACTATGCCAAGGCGTTACCCGCAAAAGATATTATGGAGTTTAAGCTGAATCAAGCCCAATAG
- a CDS encoding efflux RND transporter permease subunit has translation MKTDTLPAWLTKPGILLILLSILITIIAAGMQNLSFRGDYRIFFAEDNPQLQAFDAIERTFNKNDNLSLVIAPPSDELFSRQYLTLVRDITEAAWQIPYSTRVDSISNYQHTQAQQDDLLVADLIDKFDSVTQEQVQQAKAVALTRPELVNRLVSFDGKVAVVNVTIALDDAEKTAQANEIEAFSKKLIAEFQEQYPEVTFYRSGIIMMNYSFFSSAQQDSSTLVPLMFLIVLIVLGLMLRSITAVITTFVVLIVAITSTLGIAGWLGMAINTASVNVPTIVMTLAVADCVHIIASMRHGLSQGNNKLQALAFAVRINNKPVFITSITTAIGFLTMNFSDVPAIREFGNLTAIGVIFAWLLSISLLPAMLYFLPQKVTQQSARQLEQQGMARFAEFITSRAKPVLWISVILIAFATGFIGQNKINDEAVKYFSVDNEFRQAADFMAERISGMATLSIALDSGAPGGINEPTYLAVLDQFSTWLRAQPEVNNVVSLSDVLKRLNKSMHGDDQAFYRLAPERTLGAQYLLMYEMSLPYGLDLNNQINISKSQSRVMVVLENLGSTEMLAFEQRMNTWLAQHASQYHYLASSPSLMFAHIGERNMKSMLTSLPLALILISALLIFALRDWRLGTMSLLPNILPALAGFGLWGLISGEINLGLSIVASMTLGIIVDDTVHFLAKYQYAKRQGNNAAESVRYAFVTVGKALWITTVVLVAGFSILALSDFRLNSDMGQLTALIISIALLVDFFLLPAFLILFDHQYTSEAHNENLVRTTTA, from the coding sequence ATGAAAACGGACACATTGCCAGCTTGGTTAACCAAGCCTGGTATTTTATTAATATTACTATCCATCTTAATAACGATTATTGCTGCAGGGATGCAGAACTTGAGCTTTCGTGGTGATTATCGGATTTTTTTTGCTGAAGATAATCCGCAGTTACAAGCTTTTGATGCAATTGAGCGCACATTTAATAAAAATGATAATTTAAGCTTGGTGATTGCACCGCCAAGTGATGAGTTATTTAGTCGCCAATACTTAACCCTAGTGCGAGATATTACTGAGGCCGCTTGGCAAATCCCTTATTCAACTCGGGTTGATTCGATTTCTAATTATCAACATACCCAAGCTCAACAAGATGACTTACTCGTTGCTGATTTAATCGATAAATTTGATAGCGTGACGCAAGAACAAGTTCAGCAAGCAAAAGCGGTTGCGTTAACTCGTCCAGAATTGGTAAATCGTTTAGTTTCCTTTGATGGCAAGGTGGCGGTTGTGAATGTCACAATAGCATTAGATGATGCCGAAAAAACCGCACAAGCAAATGAAATTGAAGCATTTAGCAAAAAATTAATAGCTGAATTTCAAGAACAATACCCTGAAGTTACATTCTATCGCAGTGGTATTATCATGATGAACTACAGCTTCTTCAGTTCGGCGCAGCAAGATAGCAGCACGTTAGTTCCTTTAATGTTTCTAATTGTATTGATTGTACTTGGGCTCATGTTGCGTTCAATCACCGCAGTAATCACAACTTTTGTGGTTTTAATTGTGGCAATTACGAGCACGTTAGGGATTGCAGGATGGCTTGGCATGGCTATCAATACTGCTTCAGTGAATGTACCTACCATAGTAATGACGTTAGCGGTGGCAGATTGTGTGCATATCATTGCCTCGATGCGGCATGGCTTAAGCCAAGGAAATAATAAACTTCAAGCACTTGCATTTGCAGTGCGGATCAATAATAAGCCTGTATTTATTACCAGCATTACCACAGCGATTGGTTTTTTAACCATGAATTTTTCAGATGTACCTGCAATTAGGGAGTTTGGAAATTTAACCGCCATCGGAGTGATATTTGCTTGGTTATTATCGATAAGTTTATTACCCGCAATGCTGTATTTTTTACCACAAAAAGTAACTCAACAATCAGCTAGGCAGCTTGAACAGCAAGGGATGGCGCGTTTTGCCGAATTTATTACATCGCGTGCTAAGCCAGTACTGTGGATAAGTGTAATCTTAATTGCCTTTGCAACTGGTTTTATTGGTCAAAATAAAATTAATGATGAAGCGGTGAAATACTTCAGTGTTGATAATGAATTTCGTCAAGCCGCAGATTTTATGGCTGAGCGAATTTCAGGGATGGCGACCTTGAGCATTGCTCTAGATAGTGGTGCGCCTGGTGGAATAAATGAACCCACTTATTTAGCTGTACTTGACCAATTTAGTACTTGGTTACGTGCTCAGCCAGAAGTCAATAATGTCGTGAGTTTAAGTGACGTATTAAAACGCTTAAACAAAAGTATGCACGGTGATGATCAAGCCTTTTATCGCCTTGCACCAGAGCGGACTCTCGGTGCGCAATACTTATTAATGTATGAAATGAGTTTGCCTTACGGTCTTGATCTTAATAATCAAATCAATATTAGTAAGTCTCAAAGCCGCGTTATGGTGGTGCTGGAAAACTTGGGTAGTACAGAAATGTTAGCATTTGAACAACGAATGAATACTTGGTTAGCACAGCATGCAAGTCAATATCATTATCTTGCTTCGAGTCCGAGTTTGATGTTTGCCCACATTGGTGAGCGCAATATGAAAAGTATGCTCACTTCCTTGCCGTTAGCTTTGATTTTAATTTCGGCGTTATTAATTTTTGCTCTGCGAGATTGGCGTTTGGGTACGATGAGTTTATTACCAAATATCCTGCCTGCGTTAGCTGGATTTGGACTCTGGGGTCTCATCAGTGGAGAAATAAATTTAGGTTTATCGATTGTGGCTTCAATGACACTAGGCATCATAGTTGATGATACCGTGCATTTTTTAGCTAAATATCAATATGCTAAGCGTCAAGGTAATAATGCTGCTGAGTCAGTGCGATACGCTTTTGTCACAGTCGGTAAAGCACTTTGGATCACCACAGTTGTCCTTGTTGCGGGATTTAGCATTCTGGCATTGTCGGATTTTAGGCTTAATTCAGACATGGGCCAGCTAACCGCTCTCATTATCAGTATTGCTTTACTGGTAGATTTTTTCTTATTACCTGCATTTTTAATTCTATTTGATCATCAATATACATCGGAGGCACACAATGAAAATTTGGTTCGCACTACTACTGCTTAG
- a CDS encoding TetR/AcrR family transcriptional regulator yields MFKFLCKIDESQTDGCLFQRAYTPKQQAIADREHELLHIAKSIVEQEGFNNFTMDKLTAASPYSKGTIYNHFSSKEDVITALCSAALRHEISFFRRAQKFNGTSRERVIALHVAYVMSAKVEPVLFNCLMTAKTPWVIGKSSAERLKLQADLEQQCSELIDEVLHGALATGELKISSSSGLDCVAFANWAVSYGSIALLSSTIDCHSIARVRDHNVFLFGINCLLDGLNWQPLSTAWDYQRTWQRVEQEIFAEELKMLNEL; encoded by the coding sequence ATGTTTAAGTTTTTGTGCAAAATTGATGAGAGTCAAACCGATGGCTGTTTATTTCAACGGGCGTATACCCCGAAACAACAAGCCATTGCTGATCGTGAGCATGAACTTCTCCATATTGCCAAGTCGATAGTAGAGCAAGAGGGATTTAATAACTTTACTATGGATAAACTCACAGCAGCAAGCCCGTACTCCAAAGGAACTATTTACAATCATTTTTCAAGTAAAGAAGACGTGATCACAGCCCTATGTAGCGCTGCACTTCGTCATGAAATCAGCTTTTTTCGACGAGCTCAAAAGTTTAATGGCACTTCGCGTGAGCGTGTAATTGCATTACATGTAGCCTATGTGATGTCTGCCAAGGTTGAGCCTGTCTTATTTAACTGTTTGATGACCGCAAAAACACCTTGGGTGATAGGAAAATCATCGGCGGAACGTTTGAAGTTGCAAGCGGATTTAGAGCAGCAATGTTCTGAATTAATTGATGAAGTATTACATGGTGCACTGGCTACAGGTGAGCTGAAAATTAGTTCATCTAGCGGGTTAGATTGTGTGGCATTTGCTAACTGGGCGGTATCGTATGGCAGTATTGCTTTATTATCTAGTACGATAGATTGTCATAGTATTGCGCGCGTGCGTGATCACAATGTATTTTTATTTGGCATTAATTGCTTATTAGATGGCCTTAATTGGCAGCCGCTTTCTACTGCGTGGGATTATCAGCGCACATGGCAACGGGTCGAACAAGAAATTTTTGCTGAGGAATTAAAAATGCTAAACGAATTGTAA
- a CDS encoding LysR family transcriptional regulator, which yields MSHFSWDDIKIAHQAAKLGSLSKAAEFYGINYSTVLRRIEQLEKALECKLFLRHQRGYQLTDAGRQLLAFMPDIETRFHHFQSSLTQHKSEINGTLKITTLPEYSSFLHAILLKCQQLYPKLRLLVDVSNDIVKLESGGAHISIRAGKGTDIQADLIANAICPLTYSYYAAESYITRRGLPESEAQFNEHTWVMPSGRKQSLSFVRDIYPLLATQSISYQSNHFFDIQSAIEHGIGIGPIDDAKVIKGSGLQRVNTIICKNENFLWFVYHKDLRDDVKVQAVAKLIKQDFNGLEG from the coding sequence ATGAGTCATTTTAGTTGGGACGATATCAAAATCGCTCATCAAGCAGCAAAACTAGGTTCGCTCAGTAAAGCGGCAGAATTTTATGGTATTAACTATTCAACAGTACTGCGACGTATTGAACAGCTCGAAAAGGCACTTGAATGTAAGTTATTTTTACGTCATCAAAGAGGCTATCAGTTAACGGATGCAGGGCGACAATTACTGGCTTTTATGCCAGATATCGAAACTCGATTTCATCATTTTCAAAGCTCATTAACTCAGCATAAAAGCGAAATTAACGGCACCTTGAAAATTACCACACTGCCAGAGTACTCCTCTTTTTTACATGCTATTTTATTAAAGTGTCAGCAGCTATATCCTAAACTGCGTTTATTGGTAGATGTCAGTAACGATATCGTAAAGTTAGAAAGTGGTGGTGCACATATTTCAATTCGAGCTGGTAAAGGCACTGATATTCAAGCTGATTTAATCGCCAATGCAATTTGCCCTTTAACCTATTCGTATTATGCCGCAGAAAGTTATATTACTCGCCGAGGATTGCCAGAAAGTGAAGCGCAGTTTAATGAGCATACTTGGGTGATGCCAAGTGGACGCAAGCAAAGTTTGTCTTTTGTGAGGGATATTTATCCGCTTTTAGCGACTCAAAGTATTAGTTATCAAAGTAATCATTTTTTTGATATTCAATCGGCAATTGAACATGGCATAGGCATAGGGCCGATTGATGATGCCAAAGTAATTAAGGGCAGTGGTTTGCAAAGGGTTAACACTATAATATGCAAAAATGAAAATTTTTTATGGTTTGTTTATCATAAAGATTTAAGGGATGACGTTAAAGTACAAGCCGTCGCAAAATTAATTAAACAAGACTTTAATGGGCTGGAGGGTTAA
- a CDS encoding DsbA family protein, with the protein MQCDSEQGCVLPKSQQPHSAKPSHLNAADVVFVTDPICSHCWAIEPAWRRLNCNFSFTTRYIHGGLLPSWQGFGDAGNGISGPLDVIPHWQQVAAHYQQPIDPSVWRTDPITNSYILCKAALVARQLQPHRESDFVRFMREKIFLLAINLSDEQKLLACVAEFGFDVDTFQSLLHSASISSLFLREQQEMLALGARGFPSIIFLSQFPERVVGSASYVALERALLLQNNHKVKPLQLTDEQKLLRYPSWTLKEATEVLQCANQQARELLNALNFNHSIIAQGDFWQK; encoded by the coding sequence ATGCAGTGTGATAGTGAACAAGGATGTGTTTTACCTAAAAGCCAGCAACCTCACAGTGCAAAGCCAAGCCATTTAAATGCAGCTGATGTTGTTTTTGTTACCGACCCAATTTGTTCACATTGTTGGGCGATAGAGCCAGCTTGGCGACGCTTAAATTGTAATTTTAGCTTTACTACGCGTTATATTCACGGTGGTTTGTTACCTAGTTGGCAAGGATTTGGCGATGCTGGCAACGGCATAAGCGGCCCACTTGACGTTATTCCTCATTGGCAACAAGTAGCAGCTCATTATCAGCAACCCATTGACCCCAGTGTTTGGCGTACCGATCCCATCACAAATTCCTATATTTTATGTAAAGCAGCCTTGGTTGCCCGTCAATTACAGCCTCACAGAGAAAGTGATTTTGTGCGTTTTATGCGAGAGAAAATATTTCTTTTAGCGATAAATCTATCAGATGAGCAAAAGCTATTAGCCTGTGTGGCCGAATTTGGCTTCGATGTCGATACGTTCCAAAGCCTATTACACAGTGCATCCATTAGCAGTTTATTTTTACGTGAACAACAAGAAATGCTAGCACTTGGTGCCAGAGGTTTTCCTTCGATTATATTTTTATCTCAATTTCCAGAACGAGTGGTCGGTTCGGCCAGTTACGTTGCATTAGAAAGAGCGCTACTGCTACAAAATAATCACAAAGTAAAACCGCTTCAATTAACTGATGAGCAAAAATTGTTACGTTACCCTAGTTGGACACTCAAAGAAGCCACTGAAGTATTGCAATGTGCCAACCAACAAGCACGTGAGCTGTTAAACGCGCTTAACTTTAATCACAGCATTATTGCCCAAGGAGATTTTTGGCAAAAATAG
- a CDS encoding manganese efflux pump MntP family protein, translating into MVEVIILAIALSMDAFAVAIGLGSKHQKKTSVLAVMAAGYFGFFQGVMPLIGYLGGKGLLGWMQAYASWVAFILLVLIGGKMIYESFSEGIEEDIAKITHRVMLVLAIATSVDAMAAGFTLTLLAVNPFVACALIGVITFGFSWLGVLIGNKSGTYLESHAERLGGIVLILIGFKILLF; encoded by the coding sequence GTGGTCGAAGTGATTATTCTTGCAATTGCGTTAAGTATGGATGCATTTGCCGTTGCCATTGGCCTTGGGTCAAAACATCAGAAAAAAACCAGTGTCCTCGCTGTAATGGCGGCAGGCTATTTTGGCTTTTTTCAAGGGGTGATGCCACTCATTGGTTATTTAGGTGGAAAAGGGTTGTTAGGTTGGATGCAGGCTTATGCTAGCTGGGTCGCATTTATTTTATTGGTGCTGATTGGTGGCAAAATGATTTACGAATCTTTTTCCGAAGGCATTGAAGAAGATATAGCCAAAATTACCCACAGAGTGATGTTGGTTTTAGCGATTGCTACCAGTGTGGATGCGATGGCGGCCGGTTTTACATTGACTTTATTAGCAGTGAATCCATTTGTGGCATGTGCATTAATTGGCGTTATTACCTTTGGCTTTAGTTGGTTAGGGGTACTGATAGGCAATAAAAGTGGCACTTATTTAGAAAGTCATGCTGAGCGATTAGGCGGCATCGTATTAATTTTAATTGGTTTTAAAATATTGTTGTTTTGA
- a CDS encoding aminotransferase class I/II-fold pyridoxal phosphate-dependent enzyme — MKNLFDAENVPLLLLKERAFNFRWAETAPDVIPLTAADPDFRAAPEISRAIAEYALDGVFSYGPHQGLNSFKQALATGLLKRKNYHLFPELILPIDSVASAMYAVARCYLQPGDEAIIFDPVDFLFEQAALAAGASVKRCPFDEQRGAFCFEQLPKLINNRTKLIGVCNPHNPLGLIMSKAELEQLALLAQKHNLIILNDEIWSDIVYPDQQMTSFHHLSNALQQQVVTVYGFSKSFALAGLRVGAIFAPNQAHYQALVNAANVMTTAGGVSTLSQIAATEAILNCWYWVDAFIAHLTHLRDYAVTRLNQMPGIQCRIPAATYLLFPDIRATGLCADEFVKECLKDKLAIVPGNERFFGPAAKGHVRICFATSFSILQQGLDRMETTLIRLGVTSNAV; from the coding sequence ATGAAGAACTTATTTGATGCCGAAAATGTACCGTTACTATTATTAAAAGAGCGCGCATTTAATTTTCGCTGGGCTGAAACCGCACCTGATGTCATCCCTCTTACGGCTGCCGATCCTGATTTTCGTGCTGCGCCTGAGATCAGTCGTGCCATTGCCGAATATGCATTAGACGGGGTATTTTCATATGGCCCACATCAAGGACTTAATAGTTTTAAACAGGCGCTCGCGACCGGGTTATTGAAACGCAAAAACTATCATCTGTTTCCAGAGTTAATTCTACCGATTGACAGTGTCGCCAGTGCAATGTACGCAGTCGCTCGATGTTATTTACAACCAGGTGATGAAGCTATTATTTTTGATCCCGTTGATTTTTTATTTGAACAAGCCGCCCTTGCAGCTGGTGCGTCAGTAAAACGCTGCCCGTTTGATGAGCAAAGAGGCGCATTCTGTTTCGAACAACTGCCAAAACTCATTAATAACCGTACTAAGTTAATTGGGGTATGTAATCCACACAATCCGCTTGGCCTTATTATGAGCAAAGCTGAACTTGAGCAGCTCGCTCTACTGGCACAAAAACATAACTTAATAATTTTAAATGATGAGATCTGGTCAGATATTGTCTACCCCGATCAACAAATGACCAGCTTTCATCATTTATCCAACGCTCTACAACAGCAGGTTGTGACTGTGTATGGTTTTTCTAAATCATTTGCACTAGCGGGGCTTAGAGTCGGGGCTATTTTTGCGCCTAATCAAGCACATTATCAAGCGTTGGTGAACGCTGCTAATGTGATGACCACCGCAGGAGGTGTGTCTACTTTATCGCAAATTGCCGCCACTGAAGCCATTTTAAATTGCTGGTATTGGGTTGATGCGTTTATTGCTCACCTAACGCACTTGCGCGATTACGCAGTAACGCGTTTAAACCAAATGCCAGGCATACAATGTCGTATCCCTGCAGCTACTTATTTATTATTTCCAGATATCCGTGCAACAGGACTTTGCGCCGATGAATTTGTTAAAGAGTGCCTAAAAGATAAACTGGCAATTGTACCTGGTAATGAACGCTTTTTTGGCCCTGCGGCAAAGGGGCACGTTCGAATTTGTTTTGCGACCAGTTTTAGCATTTTGCAACAGGGATTAGATCGCATGGAAACCACATTAATACGTTTAGGAGTAACCTCAAATGCAGTGTGA
- a CDS encoding outer membrane lipoprotein-sorting protein, whose product MKIWFALLLLSTGLMFGANADEQGSAIAKERKIRDSGWGNSDAQMTMILSNAQGDKSERALRIKSLEVEGDGDKGLTIFDQPLDVKGTAFLNHSHVEGADDQWLWLPALKRVKRIASQNKSGPFMGSEFSYEDLSSFELGKYHFDFIEESEFEQQAVYILEQRPVDKYSGYSKQRVWLDKTHYRPLKVDYYDRKNSLLKTLILTDYHLYQDKFWRAHLLKMDNHQTKKQTILQTHQMNFDIGLVQSDFTEASLRRAR is encoded by the coding sequence ATGAAAATTTGGTTCGCACTACTACTGCTTAGTACAGGGTTAATGTTTGGTGCTAATGCTGATGAACAAGGCTCAGCTATCGCTAAAGAGCGTAAAATTCGTGATAGCGGTTGGGGCAACTCTGATGCCCAGATGACTATGATTTTAAGTAATGCTCAAGGCGATAAAAGTGAACGAGCGTTGAGGATTAAAAGTCTTGAAGTTGAAGGCGATGGTGATAAAGGTTTAACCATATTTGATCAGCCACTTGATGTGAAGGGCACTGCATTTTTAAATCACAGTCATGTTGAGGGAGCTGACGATCAATGGTTATGGTTGCCAGCTTTAAAACGAGTAAAACGGATCGCATCTCAAAATAAGTCAGGTCCTTTTATGGGCAGCGAGTTTTCCTATGAAGATTTAAGCTCTTTTGAGTTGGGAAAGTATCATTTTGATTTTATTGAAGAGTCAGAGTTTGAGCAGCAAGCGGTTTATATTCTAGAGCAGCGTCCTGTTGATAAATACTCCGGATATAGTAAACAAAGAGTTTGGTTGGATAAAACGCATTATCGACCATTAAAAGTGGATTATTATGACCGTAAAAACAGCTTATTAAAAACGCTGATCCTGACTGATTATCATCTTTATCAAGATAAATTTTGGCGAGCACATCTGCTAAAGATGGACAATCATCAAACAAAAAAACAAACCATTTTGCAAACTCATCAAATGAACTTTGATATAGGCTTAGTTCAAAGTGACTTTACTGAAGCAAGTCTAAGAAGGGCGCGATAA
- a CDS encoding FAD-dependent monooxygenase — protein MQQRIAIIGGGIAGLAFAVYYKKLGGRVDIYERSALSGREGLGFIMLENGLNALNQLGMLDKTRNCGYTLSGCNIRDQHNTNLQSHALPNSFATTRKAFIDCLLSQIPAQWLHFNYQFSHFEFEPDGHASTAVFEGNKRIQADIFLGCDGGRSKVRQQIFPTAQTSHGKVNELVSIIDDVNLVKDLNRHFVKYKLQEGGLAVGMVPASSERIVWFIQFDNQKYQLTGQSQSDMWQFAQQTVGHFPKPVQHLIKYTDFNCSHLWQTRYLEPIAQYFHRNIVLLGDAAHALLPFTSQGVNSAMVDAIELASSLIDISAELVPLALAQYSKKRKLLADCYLSQGIVLQDEFLQCHHHEQKIPFAF, from the coding sequence ATGCAGCAGCGTATTGCAATTATTGGTGGTGGAATAGCAGGTTTAGCATTTGCTGTTTATTATAAAAAGCTCGGTGGCCGAGTCGACATTTATGAGCGCAGTGCGCTTTCAGGCCGCGAAGGGTTAGGCTTTATTATGCTCGAAAATGGCCTTAATGCACTCAACCAGCTTGGCATGTTAGATAAAACCCGCAATTGTGGCTATACGCTAAGTGGTTGCAATATCCGCGACCAGCATAATACAAATTTACAATCACACGCGTTACCAAACAGTTTTGCAACTACCCGAAAAGCCTTTATTGATTGCTTGCTAAGCCAAATCCCAGCACAGTGGTTGCATTTCAATTATCAATTTAGCCACTTTGAATTTGAGCCTGATGGTCATGCGAGTACCGCAGTGTTTGAAGGTAACAAACGCATTCAAGCCGATATTTTTTTAGGCTGTGATGGCGGACGCTCTAAAGTGCGCCAACAGATATTTCCAACGGCCCAAACATCACACGGCAAAGTAAATGAACTCGTATCGATTATTGATGATGTTAATTTAGTTAAAGACTTAAATCGACATTTTGTGAAATATAAACTGCAAGAAGGCGGGCTTGCAGTGGGTATGGTACCAGCAAGTTCAGAGCGTATTGTCTGGTTTATTCAATTTGATAACCAAAAATATCAGCTCACAGGTCAAAGCCAAAGCGACATGTGGCAATTTGCCCAGCAAACCGTAGGTCATTTTCCAAAACCTGTGCAACACCTAATTAAATATACTGATTTTAATTGCTCCCATTTATGGCAAACCCGTTATTTAGAACCCATAGCGCAGTATTTTCACCGCAATATTGTTTTACTTGGGGATGCTGCCCACGCTTTATTGCCTTTCACCAGTCAAGGGGTGAACTCTGCAATGGTCGACGCCATTGAGCTGGCAAGTAGCTTAATTGATATTAGTGCCGAGCTTGTCCCTTTGGCTTTGGCTCAATACAGTAAAAAACGCAAACTACTAGCAGATTGCTATTTATCTCAAGGTATTGTCTTACAAGATGAATTTTTGCAGTGCCACCATCATGAACAAAAAATACCGTTTGCTTTTTAA